A window from Mus caroli chromosome 2, CAROLI_EIJ_v1.1, whole genome shotgun sequence encodes these proteins:
- the LOC110290302 gene encoding putative olfactory receptor 5AK3 — protein MEQSNDTKVTEFILLGFSGQHKSWHILFIIFLMIYVVSLMGNIGMIVLIKIDSSLHTPMYFFLQHLAFVDLCYTSAITPKMLKNFTETKASISIIGCMLQLLAYGTFATIDSFILAAMAVDRYVAICNPLRYPIVMSQRLCILLLVGSYTMGFLNASVNTSFTFSLNFCKSNAINHFFCDEPPILALSCSSIDFSIMLLTVFVGFNLVSTVLIVIFSYTYVLSAILRMSSAAGRKKAFSTCASHLTAVTIFYGTLAYMYLHPHTNDSQEQEKAASVFYGIIIPMLNPLIYSLRNQDVIEAFKKIVKKCL, from the coding sequence ATGGAACAAAGTAATGACACCAAAGTGACCGAATTCATTCTTCTGGGATTTTCCGGACAGCACAAGTCTTGGCATATTCtgttcataatatttttaatgatctATGTTGTCTCACTCATGGGTAACATTGGAATGATCGTACTCATCAAAATTGATTCTTCCCTCCACAcgcccatgtactttttcctacAACATCTAGCCTTTGTTGATCTCTGCTATACCTCAGCTATTACTCCCAAGATGTTAAAAAACTTCACAGAGACAAAAGCATCCATCTCCATCATAGGATGTATGTTACAGCTACTAGCCTATGGTACTTTTGCAACCATAGACTCCTTCATCTTAGCTGCTATGGCTGtggaccgctatgtggccatctgtaacCCACTGCGCTATCCCATAGTCATGTCCCAGAGGCTGTGCATTCTGCTGCTGGTTGGTTCATATACCATGGGCTTCCTAAATGCTTCTGTAAACACAAGTTTTACATTCTCACTGAACTTCTGCAAATCCAATGCCATtaatcactttttctgtgatgAGCCACCCATTCTTGCCCTATCATGCTCCAGTATTGACTTCAGTATCATGCTACTGACAGTTTTTGTGGGGTTCAACCTGGTGAGCACTGTGCTTATTGTCATCTTTTCCTACACATATGTCTTGTCTGCCATCCTAAGGATGTCTTCTGCTGCAGGAAGGAAAAAAGCCTTCTCCACATGTGCTTCCCACCTGACTGCAGTCACCATTTTCTATGGGACTCTCGCCTACATGTATCTCCACCCTCATACCAATGACTCTCAAGAGCAAGAAAAGGCAGCTTCTGTATTTTATGGCATAATTATTCCCATGTTGAACCCCTTGATCTATAGTCTGAGAAACCAAGATGTAATAGAAGCCTTCAAAAAGATAGTAAAGAAATGCTTATAA